A genomic region of Pogoniulus pusillus isolate bPogPus1 chromosome 35, bPogPus1.pri, whole genome shotgun sequence contains the following coding sequences:
- the PDCL gene encoding phosducin-like protein: MTTLDDKMLGEKLQYYYSSSEGEDEDSEKEDKEGESTIPESVGEVELSSDGSAVNTGPKGVINDWRRFKQLETEQRQEQRREMERLIKKLSMTCRSHLDEETDKHKQKELQEKINGKMTLQEYNMIHNDEDDEEFLQRYRKQRMEEMRQQLYSGQQFKQVFEITSGEAFLDTIDKEHKSTLIMIHIYEDDIPGTESLNGCMICLAAEYPTVKFCRVKSSLIGASARFTNNALPALLIYKAGELIGNFVRITDQLGEDFFAVDLEAFLQECGLLPEKDLVLLTSIHNPSACYSEDSDLEID; encoded by the exons ATGACTACTTTGGATGATAAAATGCTTGGTGAGAAGCTTCAGTACTACTACAGCAGTAGTGAGGGTGAGGATGAAGACAGtgagaaagaagacaaagaaggGGAAAGCACCATTCCTGAAAGCGTTGGGGAAGTAGAGCTTAGCAGCGATGGCAGTGCAGTCAATACAG GTCCCAAGGGAGTCATTAATGACTGGCGAAGATTTAAGCAACTGGAAACTGAACAGCGGCAGGAGCAGCGCAGAGAGATGGAACGACTTATTAAAAAGTTATCTATGACATGTAGATCTCACTTAGATGAAGAAACTGATAAGCAtaaacagaaagagcttcaggaaAAAATCAATGGAAAG ATGACATTACAAGAATACAACATGATTCACAATGATGAGGACGATGAGGAGTTTTTACAGCGGTACAGGAAGCAGCGGATGGAGGAGATGAGACAGCAGTTGTACAGTGGGCAGCAGTTCAAACAGGTCTTTGAGATTACCAGTGGAGAAGCATTTTTGGACACCATTGATAAAGAACATAAGAGCACACTGATCATGATCCATATTTATGAAGATGATATTCCTGGCACCGAGTCTCTGAATGGCTGCAtgatctgcctggctgctgagtACCCAACAGTGAAGTTCTGCAGAGTCAAGAGTTCGCTCATCGGCGCCAGCGCGCGCTTCACTAACAACGCTCTGCCAGCCTTGCTGATCTATAAGGCAGGGGAGCTCATCGGCAATTTTGTGCGAATCACTGACCAGCTTGGAGAAGATTTTTTTGCTGTAGACCTGGAGGCTTTTCTGCAGGAGTGTGGCTTGCTTCCAGAAAAAGACCTAGTGCTCCTGACTTCCATACATAATCCATCTGCGTGTTACAGTGAGGACAGTGATCTGGAAATAGACTGA